DNA from Sphingomonas sp. R1:
GTGCTCCAATAGTCATGGAGCGTCAGGATCATGCGCTGGAAGCTGAGAGGTTCGGACAAGTTGGTCACCCTGTTAGGTTTGGGGAGCGCTTTGGCGCAGGGCGCGGAGGGGGTCAACCGGGGGTGGGAAGCTGGCCCCTCGCTCGCAGCCGTCATCCCGGCGGCCGCCTTTCGTCATCCCGGCGAAAGCCGGGATCCATTGGGGTCCCCGGCGCGGCTCCATCTGTGACGGCGTGGCGAATGGATCCCGACTTTCGTCGGGATGACGGCTTGTGGCGTCGGGATGACGGCTTAGGGGAGTCGGAACGACCCGTTGACTCCCCCACCCCCGCCCCGCCAAGCCCGCACCCATGTTCCGCGCGTTCCTCCTTGCCGCCCTGTTCCTCCTCGGCAGCTGCGGCGCCGCACCGCGCGAGGCCAAGCCCGCGCTCTGGGCGGTGCGCGATGGGGATACGACGGTCTATCTGTTCGGCTCCGTCCACCTCCTCCCCCCGGATCTGCGCTGGTTCCAGGGGAGGATCCGCACCGCCTTCGAGGCGAGCGACACGCTGGTCCTCGAACTCGTGATGCCGCCCGATGCCGAAACCCAGGCGCTGCTCGACCGGCTCGGCCGCACCCCCGGCGACGCGACCGTCGCGGCCCTGCCCGCGCCCGACCACGCCAGGCTCGAAGGCGCGCTGCGCGAGGCCGGACTCGCCCCGTCGGCGCTGGATCGCGACGAACCGTGGCTGGCCGCGCTGACCCTGTCGCTGCTCCCGCTCCGGAACCTCGGCTATGACGATGCGAAGGGCGTCGAGCAGGTCCTCCGGGCGGCCGCGACGAAGGCGGGCAAACAGGTTGCGGGGCTGGAGACCGCCGACCAGCAATTCGGCTATTTCGACCATCTCTCCGCCGCCGCGCAGCGCCGCCTGCTCGACGATACGGTGGAAGGGCTGCCCAAGACCGGCGCGACGATCGACGCCGCGGTCGCCGCGTGGAGCAAGGGCGACGCCGACGCGCTGGCGGCCCGGCTCAACGCCGATCTCGCCGGCAACCCCGAGCTGCGCGACACGCTGCTCCTTCGCCGCAACCGCGCCTGGGCGGACTGGATCCGCAGCCGGATGCGCACGCCGGGCACGGTGTTCGTCGCGGTCGGCGCGGGCCATCTGGCAGGGGACGCGAGCGTGCTGGCATTGCTGTCCAGGGCCGGGCTGACGGTGGAACGCCTTCAATGAAAGCGTTTCCTCCCCCGGAGCGCAGCTCCTGGGGGCGGAAACCCTGATCGGCGCCCAACACCTGCCTTGCGATTCCCCCCCGTCTCGACTATAGGCGCGCGCTTGTCGTGGCAGGGTCATCCCTGGAGGCCTGCCGCTGCATGCACGTTGAAACATTTAGCGCATTGGAAATCGACACATGAGCGACACGCTTACGCTGTCGGCCGAAACGCGCGACCGGGCTGGCAAGGGAGCCTCCCGGGCGCTGCGTCGTGAAGGCCGCGTCCCCGCCGTGATCTATGGCAACAAGCAGGATCCTGCGAGCATCCACGTCAACGAGCGTGAACTGCAGAAGCTGCTGAACACCGGCCACTTCTTCAACTCGGTGATCATGGTCAATGGCGAGCGCACGCTGGCCAAGGACGTCGCCTTCGACGTCGTGACCGAGCGTCCGCTGCACGTCGACTTCCTGCGCATCTCCGAGCACGCGACCGTCACCGTCGAAGTGCCGATCGTGTTCGTCGACGAAGACGAGGCCCCCGGCCTGAAGCGCGGCGGCGTGCTCAACATCGTCCGCCACGAGCTGGAGCTGGTGGTCGACGCGGCAGAAATCCCCGACCAGATCGAGATCTCGGTCAAGGGCCTCGAAGTCGGCGATTCGCTGCACATCTCGGCCGTGACCCTGCCCAAGGGCGCGACCCCCTCGATCACCGACCGCGACTTCACCATCGCCACCGTCGTCGCGCCGTCGGCGCTGAAGTCGGCCGATGGCGAAGCGGACGCCGAGTCGGCCGAGGGCTGATCGGCCTTCCCTTCACGGGTTCAAAAGATCGCCTCCGCGCCTTAGGTGCGGGGGCGATTTTGTTTTTCGGGAGTGTGGGTGATGCAGCTGTGGGTGGGTCTCGGCAATCCGGGGCCGCAATATGCGATGCACCGCCACAATGTCGGCTTCATGGTTCTCGACGCGCTGGCCGAGGTGCACGGCTTTTCGGCACCCAAGAAGCAGTTCCAGGGCTGGACCCAGGAAGGCCGCATCGGCAGCGACAAGATCGTGCTGCTCAAGCCCGGCACCTTCATGAACGAAAGCGGTCGGGCGGTGCGCGCCGCGATGGACTTCTACAAGCTGTCACCGGAGGACGTCACCGTCTTCCACGACGAGCTCGACCTGCTGCCGATGAAGGTGAAGGTGAAGCGCGGTGGCGGCACCGCGGGGCATAACGGCCTGCGCTCGACCGACGCGCATCTGGGGCCGGAGTTCCGCCGGGTACGCCTCGGCATCGGCCATCCCGGGCACAAGGACCGGGTGACCGGCTATGTGCTCGGCAACTACGCCAAGGCGGAAATCGAGCCGCTGACCGACATGCTCGGCGCGATCGCGGCGGAGGCGTCCTGGCTGGCGGCGGGCGACGACGTCCGCTTCATGAACGAGGTGGCGCGGCGGATGCAGGATTGAGCTAACCCGCGACTAGTGGTGGAAAGCCGCCATCGCGGAGCCTCGCGGCCTGGTAATCAATCGCCATCGTCGGCAACAAGCGGTTGGCCATGCTCACCTCGCTTCCAGTTCGTTGGAAGCGCCCGGTTTGCGCTGAAGCCGAACGTCACGTGGCTTTTGACGCATCTAACGATACGAATGTCGTTTTCCGTCGACGGCAGGTAGACCTCTTCGCCTGACAAACCATGGCTCACCACCGTGAATCCTTTCACGCCGCAAAGACGTAAGGCCTCTCCCAGACGTATAGCCGATGCGCCGCTCTTCTGACTTGGGTTGATGCTTTCTGGAACGAGATCGTCCGCGCCATGTAGCCAAAGATAAAGGTTCGGAATCGTTTCCACGCCGTCGGCGGGCTCCATCGAACACGCAGGCAACATCAGGAGTGCTGTGGAAATCAGGATGCGGCGCTGGTCCACCCCATCATGATGGCGGCAACGTATTACGACTGCAACTGGGCGGAAGCAGCCAATCTCGCGACGCGCAAAGAAAAAGGGGCCCGGTCGCCCGAGCCCCTTCCCCTGTACCGTTGAAGCAGCAGCTTACTGCTTCTTGCCGACCAGTTCGCCGACGATGCGGGTATCCGCGCCGTTGATCGTGCCCGATGCGCCGAACACCACGCCGATGTTCGCGCCCTGCAGGCCGTAGAAGCTGCCGGCGATGGTGCCGGTGGCCGCGCCGCCGCTGACGAAGCTGCCGTTGAACTGGTTGAGGCCGATCGGGATCGCCGCCTGCGCGCTCAGCGTGGTGTAGGCGGTTTCGGCGCCGCTGTCCGGCACGCGGGTCAGGTTCAGCGTGGTGGTCACCAGGCCGGTGGCGAAGTTCACGCTCACCGTCGCGGTGCCGCCGACGCGGGTCAGCGTCGTCGCGTTGTTCGCCACGCTGATCGCGCGGCCGACGATGCGGGTGGTGTAGCTGGCGGTGCCGGTGGTCGGCACGTCATAGGTCAGCGTCGGATAGCCCCACACCGAATAGGTCAGGCGCTTCTGGCCGGTGGTCGAATCGCCGCGCCACCAGTTGGCGTAGCTCACCGTGGTCAGCGAGCCGAGCAGCGCGTCGGTCGCGGTGGTGATCGCCTTGTTGCTGGTGTTGTTGAGCAGTTCCAGCTGGGCGAAGTTGCCCGCCAGCGCGCCGGTGGCGGTGTTGGTGCTGCGGAACGAGAATTCCAGCGCGGTGGTGACCGGCGTCACCAGGATGTTGGTGTTGGTGAAGCGCGATTCCTCGGCGGCTTCGTCGAACACATAGGTGCCGGTGGTCACGTCGGGCGCGGTGGCGAGCTTGACGCGGGTGGTCAGCGTCTCGGTCGCGGTCACGCCGAGCGTCACCGCACCCGTTGCGGGATCGCCGGTGTAGCTGGTGGTCGCGTTGAGCGTGTTGAACTCGGCGGCGGCGGTCAGGGGGAAGGCGGTGTAGGTCGGCGTCGGCGTGGGGGTCGGCGTCGGCGAGCTGGTCGGCGTGGGCGTTGCAGTCGACGAGGAGCTTCCGCCGCCGCAGCCGGCCAGCGCGACCGCGGCCGCAGCCGTACCCATCATCACAATACGGCGAATCATACCAAAACTCCTCGTGAACCTGCGCGTGCAGGAAAGACCGTGCTGCCCCTGTACCCCAGATGAACGGCCCTGCGTCAAGGCCGGACGGATGCCCAGCGCGTCGCACTGGAAAAAGCCGCGCCATGCGCTTATCGAGCGGGCAATCTTGCCGGCGCCTCCGCCGGCCCCTCATCACAGGATCGAACACCCATGGGTTTCCGTTGCGGCATCGTCGGCCTGCCCAATGTCGGCAAGTCCACGCTTTTCAACGCGCTCACCGAGACTGCCGCGGCGCAGGCGGCCAATTATCCGTTCTGCACGATCGAGCCGAACGTCGGCAACGTTGCGGTACCGGACGCGCGCCTCAACAAGCTGGCCGAGATCGCCGGCTCGCAGAAGATCATCGAAACGCAGCTCGGCTTTGTCGACATCGCCGGTCTCGTACGCGGCGCCAGCAAGGGCGAAGGCCTGGGCAACCAGTTCCTCGGCAACATCCGCGAGGTGGACGCGGTCGTCCACGTGCTGCGCTGCTTCGAGAATGACGACATCCAGCATGTCGACAACCGCGTCGACCCGATCGCGGACGCCGAGACGGTCGAGACCGAGCTGATGCTCTCCGACCTCGAAAGCCTCGAGAAGCGCGTGCCCAACCTCGCCAAGAAGGCGGCGCAGGGCGACAAGGAGGCCAAGGCCGCCGCGTCCGTGCTCGGCCAGGCGCTGGAGCTGCTGCGCGACGGCAAGCCCGCCCGCCTCACCGTGCCGAAGGACGAGGACGAGGCGCGCCACCTGCGCATCGCCCAGCTGCTCACCGCCAAGCCCGTCCTCTATGTCTGCAACGTCAACGAGGAAGATGCGGCCAACGGCAACGATCTCTCGGCCAAGGTGTTCGCCAAGGCCGCGGCCGAGGGCGCGCAAGCCGTCGTCGTCTCGGCGGCGATCGAGGCCGAGATCGCAACCATGCCGCTGGACGAGCGCGGTGAGTTCCTGGGCGAGCTGGGGCTGGAGGAAACCGGCCTCGCCCGCGTGATCCGCGCCGGCTACACGCTGCTGGACCTGCTGACCTTCTTCACCGTCGGCCCCAAGGAAGCGCGCGCCTGGACGGTGAACCGCGGCGCCACCGCGCCGAACGCGGCGGGCACGATCCACAGCGATTTCGAAAAGGGCTTCATTCGCGCGGAGACGATCGCGTTCGACGACTTCGTGGCGCTGGGCGGCGAAGCCAAGGCGCGCGAGGCCGGCAAGCTGCGCGCGGAAGGCAAGGCGTACATCGTGCAAGACGGCGACGTGATGCACTTCCTGCACAGCTGAGCCGAACGACGCTAAGCCCCTCCTCCTCGGAGGAGGGGTTTGGCGTGGAGGGATTCCAGAACGTCTGCGGGTCTTGGTGAGACACAGACCCACCTTTCCCCTGAAGGGGCGGGGCTTGCCCCCCTTACCCGCATGCCTTTGCGATCAGCGTCGCCAGATGCTCGCGCAGGAACGGCTTGGCCAGCACCGGTCGCTCGCGATACGGCCCCTCCAGCCCCAGCGCGCCATAGCCGGTGGCAAAGGCGAACGGGATGGATCGCGCTTCAAGGATATCCGCCACCGGGAAGGAGCGGTGCCCGTCGAGATTGACGTCGAGGATCGCGAGATCCGCGTCCACGCGGCGGGCCGCTTCCAGCGCCTCCGGCAGCCGCATGGCGATCTCCACCACCTCGTGGCCGAGATCTTCCAGCATGTCCTCGATCAGGAAGGCGATCGTCATCTCATCTTCGACGATCAGGACACGCAAACCCATATCCTACTCTACGGTTACTGCCGCGAGCGGCGCTTCGATCGTGCAGCGAACGCCACCTGGATCGAAGTAAAGCGTAACCGTGCCGCCAAGTTCCCCCGCCAATCCGCGTTCGATGAGCCGTGAGCCGAAGCCCCGCCGCGCCGGTGGCGTCACGATCGGCCCGCCTTCCTCCCGCCATTCCACCAGCAGCTGCTCACCCGCGATCCGCCAGGCGATTGCCACGCGGCCGCTCTCGTTCGACCATGCGCCATATTTGACGGCGTTGGTCGAAAGCTCGTGCATGGCCAGCGCCATCGCCAGCGCAGTCTTGGGGGAGACGCGCAGGTCGGCGCCGGACAGGGTGCAGCGCGCCGGATCATATTGGTGCGGCCGCACCGCCTGCTCGATCGCGGAATGCAGCGAGGCGCCTGCCCAGCGCTCGCCGGTCAGCAGATCATTGGCCTGGGCAAGCGCGACCAGCCGTGCCGCGAACTGTTCCTGCGCCACCGCCA
Protein-coding regions in this window:
- a CDS encoding TraB/GumN family protein, yielding MFRAFLLAALFLLGSCGAAPREAKPALWAVRDGDTTVYLFGSVHLLPPDLRWFQGRIRTAFEASDTLVLELVMPPDAETQALLDRLGRTPGDATVAALPAPDHARLEGALREAGLAPSALDRDEPWLAALTLSLLPLRNLGYDDAKGVEQVLRAAATKAGKQVAGLETADQQFGYFDHLSAAAQRRLLDDTVEGLPKTGATIDAAVAAWSKGDADALAARLNADLAGNPELRDTLLLRRNRAWADWIRSRMRTPGTVFVAVGAGHLAGDASVLALLSRAGLTVERLQ
- a CDS encoding 50S ribosomal protein L25/general stress protein Ctc, which translates into the protein MSDTLTLSAETRDRAGKGASRALRREGRVPAVIYGNKQDPASIHVNERELQKLLNTGHFFNSVIMVNGERTLAKDVAFDVVTERPLHVDFLRISEHATVTVEVPIVFVDEDEAPGLKRGGVLNIVRHELELVVDAAEIPDQIEISVKGLEVGDSLHISAVTLPKGATPSITDRDFTIATVVAPSALKSADGEADAESAEG
- the pth gene encoding aminoacyl-tRNA hydrolase, whose amino-acid sequence is MQLWVGLGNPGPQYAMHRHNVGFMVLDALAEVHGFSAPKKQFQGWTQEGRIGSDKIVLLKPGTFMNESGRAVRAAMDFYKLSPEDVTVFHDELDLLPMKVKVKRGGGTAGHNGLRSTDAHLGPEFRRVRLGIGHPGHKDRVTGYVLGNYAKAEIEPLTDMLGAIAAEASWLAAGDDVRFMNEVARRMQD
- a CDS encoding transferrin-binding protein-like solute binding protein, which translates into the protein MIRRIVMMGTAAAAVALAGCGGGSSSSTATPTPTSSPTPTPTPTPTYTAFPLTAAAEFNTLNATTSYTGDPATGAVTLGVTATETLTTRVKLATAPDVTTGTYVFDEAAEESRFTNTNILVTPVTTALEFSFRSTNTATGALAGNFAQLELLNNTSNKAITTATDALLGSLTTVSYANWWRGDSTTGQKRLTYSVWGYPTLTYDVPTTGTASYTTRIVGRAISVANNATTLTRVGGTATVSVNFATGLVTTTLNLTRVPDSGAETAYTTLSAQAAIPIGLNQFNGSFVSGGAATGTIAGSFYGLQGANIGVVFGASGTINGADTRIVGELVGKKQ
- the ychF gene encoding redox-regulated ATPase YchF; the encoded protein is MGFRCGIVGLPNVGKSTLFNALTETAAAQAANYPFCTIEPNVGNVAVPDARLNKLAEIAGSQKIIETQLGFVDIAGLVRGASKGEGLGNQFLGNIREVDAVVHVLRCFENDDIQHVDNRVDPIADAETVETELMLSDLESLEKRVPNLAKKAAQGDKEAKAAASVLGQALELLRDGKPARLTVPKDEDEARHLRIAQLLTAKPVLYVCNVNEEDAANGNDLSAKVFAKAAAEGAQAVVVSAAIEAEIATMPLDERGEFLGELGLEETGLARVIRAGYTLLDLLTFFTVGPKEARAWTVNRGATAPNAAGTIHSDFEKGFIRAETIAFDDFVALGGEAKAREAGKLRAEGKAYIVQDGDVMHFLHS
- a CDS encoding response regulator codes for the protein MGLRVLIVEDEMTIAFLIEDMLEDLGHEVVEIAMRLPEALEAARRVDADLAILDVNLDGHRSFPVADILEARSIPFAFATGYGALGLEGPYRERPVLAKPFLREHLATLIAKACG